The nucleotide sequence CCATCTCAGTACCAATGAGTACAAAACCTGGAGTAATCCGGAGGGTATATCAGGCGCCTCAGCTCATAGGCAGTACTCTTCATTTTGCTGTCAGCGATAATTCTGCGCATGTGACTGTGAGTGTTTATACGCTCAACGGGAAATTTATCTATAACGCACTGGACCGCAAACTTGGAGCAGGTTTTTACAGTCTGAATCCGATCAGCCGGTCACTCAAGGCCAATATCTATGCTGCAAAACTTCAGATCGGTAATGAGAGTACTTTTTTTAAACTGCCCTGGATGAAAGAGATGAATCTTTCTGATTTACTCCGGAAAGGAAACAAGGCTGCAACTGTTAGAATATTACAAAAAAGAATGGTTGCTGTTGACAGTGTGAGAGTTTCCAAAACCGGCTACACTGCAGTTTCTATTCCCGTAGGTACCTATGATACAACCATGACAATTACACTGGAACCCTATACTCCATCATATCATATTAATCCTCCTGACCCCTGTTACAGCAGGTTTTATGTAGATGGCTGCATAGAGGGTGATCTTAACAGTGCCTGCGGGGGCAGATGCAGGGTAGCGAATTCCTGCAGCCCGCCGGAGGATCCAAGCAAAGCCAATCTGCCCAAGACTTTTATCTGCCCGAGGTTCATGCTTTTCAGCACCGAGATGCTCCAGGCAGCAAAAGACGATGCAGCGCTTTACGGTTGGGATGCTGATGATCCGCCTTTCAATTATGGAGTGGTGGGACATGATCCCGATATCGGGGGAGTTGATGACGGGCCGAGCAGTTGCTGCCAGTGTTACCAGATCATATTTGAGGAACCTGAACCAAGTTCACCCAAACATCCAGAACTCCCTTATCCCAAGCCTTTGATTGTCCAGAGTTTCAACACTGCAGCCAGCGGACCTTATGGGTTTGATGTGTTCATGGGTGCAGGAGGATACGGGGCATTCAATTCCTGTTATGATGATCCTGATTTCGGGAATACCTCAAATTTCGATGAGTTTATCTATGATAAATATCCTTATCAGAATCCAGGCAGCGGGGGTATCTCTTTCCTTCGATACGAGGCTGAGTGCCGGGGGAATGCATGGCCTCCTACTATCGAAGCGTTGCAATCAACTGCCTGTCAGGAGAAGATTGAGGAAATGTGTAATCAGGCACTGGTGAGTTCAAACCCGCAAGTTACTGAAGATACGCGCCGTTCCTGTATCGAGTCAAACAAGCCAGGCTCACTCTATCATCAGAACTGGAAAGTTATGGTGAAGCGTGTGCGCTGCCCGGATAATCTCACACGGGTCACCGGATGCCGGCTGATAGAGAATCATCTCCCTCTTCCATTTCCGGAGGTGCAGACTCCTGCCGATGCCACTGCCAATGGTACATTTAGAAGCGGATATCATACTACTACGATGCAGGATTGCTGCAAACCAACATG is from Fibrobacter sp. and encodes:
- a CDS encoding carboxypeptidase regulatory-like domain-containing protein — protein: MSTKSVCMLLLSGVLFLPCSQVLSGKVIDKQGAGIDGALVELLNANLSATTANDGSFSISVPMSTKPGVIRRVYQAPQLIGSTLHFAVSDNSAHVTVSVYTLNGKFIYNALDRKLGAGFYSLNPISRSLKANIYAAKLQIGNESTFFKLPWMKEMNLSDLLRKGNKAATVRILQKRMVAVDSVRVSKTGYTAVSIPVGTYDTTMTITLEPYTPSYHINPPDPCYSRFYVDGCIEGDLNSACGGRCRVANSCSPPEDPSKANLPKTFICPRFMLFSTEMLQAAKDDAALYGWDADDPPFNYGVVGHDPDIGGVDDGPSSCCQCYQIIFEEPEPSSPKHPELPYPKPLIVQSFNTAASGPYGFDVFMGAGGYGAFNSCYDDPDFGNTSNFDEFIYDKYPYQNPGSGGISFLRYEAECRGNAWPPTIEALQSTACQEKIEEMCNQALVSSNPQVTEDTRRSCIESNKPGSLYHQNWKVMVKRVRCPDNLTRVTGCRLIENHLPLPFPEVQTPADATANGTFRSGYHTTTMQDCCKPTCAWTNWVADQNLPVDGEWNAFYSCDKNGIPFTK